The genomic window ATAACAAAAACAGTGTCGAAGACCTTCTCGCCAGCCTCATCATGGAGAGAGGCCAGGCGGTGAGCGGTCCAGGCAATCGAATCCGTCTTGCCTGAGCCAGCGGAGTGCTGGATAAGGTAGTTATGCCCCGGGCCTTCTGCCGCTGCCGCCTTCGCGATTTTGGATACTGCCCGCCACTGATGAAACCGGGGGAAGCGGATCTGCGAGGTCGTGGTGATTTTTCCGGTGATCGGATCTGTTTTGGTCTGGTGGTTGGTGTAGATGAACTTCGTCAGAATCGTCAACCACGTATCCCGATCAAGGATCTCCTCCCAGAAGTAACTGGTCGCATGCCCCGTCGTCGACGGCGGGTTCCCTGCACCCCCGTCATGACCCTGATCAAAGGGCAGAAACCTCGTGTGCTCACCATTGAGGGAGGTGGTCATGGCTATACGTCGATCAGTAACGGCAAAATGAACCAAGGCACCTCGCCCGGCAGTCAGCAACGGCTCACCCTTAGGCAGACGCTGGGTGCGATACTGTGCCTTCGCCTGAGCCAACGACTGGGTGAACTCTGTCTTAATCTCTGCGGTGGCCACGGGAATACCGTTGACAAAAAACGTCAGATCCAACCGGTTGCCGTGGCGGGTGGAGTAAATCAGCTCTTCGACGACTCGCAGGCGGTTGTACTCGTAGCGTGTGATCAGGCGGGGGTTTTTATCGTTGGCCGGCGGCATCTGCAGCAAGCTGAACTTCTTCGCCCCCACCACATCCACACCATGACGCAAGACGTTGAGGGTGCCACCGCCGTGTTTTTCCTCCACCCCCAGCTGCTTGGCTACCCGGTCGAGGATCCGATTCTGACCCTTGACCACTGCCGCTTCAGATCCATCTTTCGGAACGATCCGGTGATAGTTCTCCGGATCGGTCTCCTCCAGCCACCCCAACAGGTCGGGGACGAATAGGGCTCGTTCTTTGTCGTAGCCCTCATTGCCCTTCGACGACAACCACCCGTGGGAGGTGAGGTGGTCAACGACAAACCGTTGGAGATGAACCTCCCGATGCGCACCCACACTCATACTTTGGCCTCAAGCTCATCCTGCAGCTGCTCCGCAGCCGACTTTCTTTGAGCGGTCACATCAATCTGCCCGGTGACCGCCGCAGAGATAAGCGACGAGCGTCGTTCCAGCGCTAGTTTTTTCGCCTCATCCACTAAATCTTGCAACCTGACTAGGGACGACCAGGCGTCATCTAATATTCGAACCGCCCGCTTCTGAGTAGGGGCATCCGGTATGAGAACCCGCAGTTGATGTAACTTGCTGGCTTTGAGACCCAAAGCAGTCGAACCGGTGGCCAGCTCCCGAAGTTGATGTTGAAATTCATTGGAATTCATCACATGACACATGAACCTCGAATCCACTCCTAGCGTGGGAGTGAACTTGATGACTCTCTGGGCCAGAGCCACATCAGTGCGATCCACCAGAGCAGCATTCCCAAGAGGAGCCTCCATAGTGAATAAGATGTCTCCTATTATTGGCAGGCCTCGGGACATCACCTGGCTGTAGTCTTTAGGAGAGATGAACTCTTGACTCGATTCATAGTCAATCCACCCAGGCCGGATATTTCGGGCTGTGACGAGTTGAATACCATCATCTACCTTTGTGGGCGTGGCCCCTCTGTAATCGACGCGGTGAGGAAGAGCTCGAGTCAAAGGAACCGAATGAGAATCAGTCTCCTTTCCCACCGAGCTCGGTTGGCGAAGTGTTTCGCTTCTTAAAGAGCTAAAGTGCTCACTCGCCAAGACCTTAAGATCGTGCAGGTCATTTATGAAGGCGTCGATTTCGGCGGTTTCTCGGTCGAGGTAATCCACCACTTGGTGTTGTACTTCAAGCGGAGGAGCTGGGACCTGCAACTGTCGTAACCGTTCCCATTCGGTTCTAGGCATCTTGGTTCCTAAGGATTCCGCTGAAGCCGCCTCGATAACCTCACGGCTACGGAGCACGTATCCCAGGAACTCGGGGTCACAGTCGCGGAACGGGCGAAGACGAATGAAGTCACCGATGTAAGTGCCCGGACGATCTGCTACCCATACTTTCGCGAGGTACGGACGAAGTTTGCCGAACAAAATGTCCCCCTGCTCAAACTCCGCGCCTTCGGAATCTGCTGGCTCCAGGGATTCCTCGATCAAACGTCCTGACCAAGATTCCACCGATTCCAGCCCAATTGAGCAGCTGCTCACAGATTTGATGGGAGGAACCCTGCGGGCGACCCTTGCCAACCGCACTAAAGGAAACATTGAGCTACTCATGCTTTCACCTGCTCAAGGCGGACTCGGATGCGTCCGAGGACTTCGTCAAGATCCCGGTCGATGTCTTCCAAGGGGCGTGGGGGGATGTACTGGTAGAAGTGACGGGTGAAGGGGATCTCAACACCTTCTTTCGTCTTAGACTCGTCGATCCACGCATCAGGGACAAAGGGTTTGACCTCTCGTTCGAGATACTCGTGGATGTCCTGATCCCAGGGGACGTTTTCCGTGTCACGCAGGCTGGCGTCTGCTTCAGGTTTACCGGCCTTCATCACGAGCTCGCCGTGGTCATCGTGTTCCCCAAGTTCAGTGATCACAGCCTTCAGCACAGCCGGCTTGAGGACGAGCCCTGCGTCAGCGAGGGCTTTCTTAAGCTCCGTGGTGAACTGGGCCCGGCCGGTAGACACGACCCCGCCAGTGGCCGCCTCAGCGCCTCTCAGGGCCTCCTGGAGGGCTTCCTGCTCGCTCTCCTCGAGCCTAGCCACAGGCCGAGCATCCATCACCTTGTCGATGCGCTGGGAGGTGAACGCGTAGTTGAGTTTCAACGGTCGCTCCACAGTGATGGTCCGGTAGTAGAAGTCGGTGGTGTCGAAGATCTTGGAGTGCTCGGATTCTACGAAGTCACCGTAGAGCTTGGTGATGGTTGTGATGTCGTCGTTGGAGAGCAGCTTGCGTTTGGAGCCGATCGACTTGCGCATCTTGACGGACATCTCGGTGGCGTCGATCAGTTGGACCTTGCCCTTGCGGGCGGGGTCTTTGTCCTTGTTGAGAATCCAGACATAGGTGGAGATGCCGGTGT from Corynebacterium maris DSM 45190 includes these protein-coding regions:
- a CDS encoding restriction endonuclease subunit S: MSSSMFPLVRLARVARRVPPIKSVSSCSIGLESVESWSGRLIEESLEPADSEGAEFEQGDILFGKLRPYLAKVWVADRPGTYIGDFIRLRPFRDCDPEFLGYVLRSREVIEAASAESLGTKMPRTEWERLRQLQVPAPPLEVQHQVVDYLDRETAEIDAFINDLHDLKVLASEHFSSLRSETLRQPSSVGKETDSHSVPLTRALPHRVDYRGATPTKVDDGIQLVTARNIRPGWIDYESSQEFISPKDYSQVMSRGLPIIGDILFTMEAPLGNAALVDRTDVALAQRVIKFTPTLGVDSRFMCHVMNSNEFQHQLRELATGSTALGLKASKLHQLRVLIPDAPTQKRAVRILDDAWSSLVRLQDLVDEAKKLALERRSSLISAAVTGQIDVTAQRKSAAEQLQDELEAKV